The genomic window GGAAATATTATGTGGAATAGGTTTAAGAGTAGTAGATATTGATGATGTAATACTAAATGTTTTAGGAGTAATAATCGGATACTTAATCTATAGGAGCATATTTTATATATCAAATAAGTACAATATTAAGTTTATGATTAATATGTTTGCAGAAAACACCAAAAAACAACAATCAAATAGCGATTCAATTTTTTCTTCATAAATATCAAAAACTAAAACTTCTTATCAAAGGGAGATGGTTCTAATGAATATTACTGTCATGATTATTCCAGTGATTTTTATTATGATTATTTTAAAGCAGGTAAGATATATAAAAAAATTAATAATACCAGCAAGAAAAAGTTATGCAGAGATTATTACTGTACTGTTTAGTGTGGGTGTTTTTATATGGATTACATATTTTTATGCACATGCTTGGAGTCATTATGTAATAGCGGTATTAGGAACTTTTGTGCTTTTAAGTATGTGCCTTAAAGAAGGAATTATATCAGAAGGCTTTGTATCAATGTATAAATATAAAGAGATTATATTATGGAATGAGATTGAAAAAGTTATGATAATTACTTCTAAGGACATAAAGATTAAGGTATCAGGTGGTTTTATGCAGCAAACATTTCGTTTTAAAAAGACTGATTATGACAAGGTTATTACTATTCTAAAAGAAAATTTACCTATACAAGCAGAGTTACAAATTAAATAAAGGCAGATACAATTAGTATTTCCAAAGCTATGTTTTTAAATTATTGAGGTTATTATAATGAAAGTTCACAATGTTTTCCTCTTAATTTGTAAATGTATAATTGAGTAAATTGCATAATTACTAATTATAAACGCGAAATGCAGGTTTTATTCTGAACCTAAAAAGAGAAATTTTCGAAGCAGAGAACAATGAAACTTGCATGGAGCTATACTATTTTTGAATTGTGCAATTACCTCAATTGTATATATAATCTGAAAAATAGAATACTAAAGATGAGGTGATTCTATGAAATCGGTATGGAGTGAAAGTTGTGAATTTAGAAAAAGGGAATTTTTAAATAAGGATATAGAAACTGATATTTTAATTATTGGAGCTGGAATAGCAGGAATATTAACAGCATACATGTTAAAGCAAGATGGTAAAGATGTAGTTTTAATTGATGCAGCTGAAATAGCAAGTGGAAATACAAAAAATACTACTGCAAAGATAACATCTCAACATAACTTAATTTACAATAAATTAATATCAGAATTTGGGGAAGAAATGGCTAGGCAATATGCGAAAGCAAATGAACTTGCTATAAAGAGATACAAAGAAATTATTGAAGAAAGAAAAATAGACTGTGATTTTGAAGAAAAGTCAGCATATGTCTATTCCCTAAATGAAATAGGTAGACTTAAAGAAGAGGTAGAAGCAGCTAATAGAGTAGGCATTAATGCAGAATTTGTAGAAAAGGCTAATCTTCCTTTTGAAATTAAGGGAGCTGTTAAATTTAATAATCAGGCACAGTTTAATCCACTTAAATTTTTAAAAGATATTTCAAAGGACTTAGTTATCTATGAAAATACTAGGGCATTGGAAATTAAAGAAAATTTAGTGGTTACAAATAGAGGAAATATAACTGCGAATAATATAGTAGTAGCAACACATTATCCAATAATGAATGCACCTGGATATTATTTTATGAAAATGCATCAGGAAAGAGACTATGTTATAGCCTTAGAAAATGCGAATGATATTGATGGTATGTATATAGATGTTGATAAAAATGGATACTCCTTTAGAAATTATAAAGATTTACTATTATTAATAGGCATAGATCAAAGAACAGGAGAAAATGAAGTTGGTGGAAGTTATGATAAATTAAGAAAGGTTGCAAAAGAATTATATCCAAAGTCAAAAGAAAAGTACCATTGGTCAGCTCAAGATTGTGTGACTATGGATGGAATACCTTACATAGGAAAGTATAGTGATGAAACACCTAATATATATGTTGCCACAGGATTTAATAAATGGGGAATGACAAGTTCTATGGTGTCAGCTATGATAATATCAGATATGATATTAGGAAAAGAAAATGACTTTTCGGAAATATTCTCTCCAAAAAGATTTGATTTATCATTATCAATAAATAATCTTGCTAAAGATGTAATTGAAACAGCTAAGAACTTTATTGCACAAAAAATATATATTCCAAGCAGTAAGATAGAACATATTAAAAATGGGCATGCTGGAATTGTTGAATATAATGGAGAGAAGGTTGGAGTTTACAAAAATAAAGAGGGAAAAGAATTTGTTGTGTCAACAAAATGTTCTCACTTAGGATGTCAACTCCATTGGAATGCAGATGAATTAACATGGGATTGCCCATGTCATGGATCAAGATTTGATTATAAAGGTCGATTAATAGGAAGTCCTGCAACTAAAGGACTTGTAGATGATTAAATAAAAAAATACTAAGCAAAGACACCCCATTATTCAGGCTTGAATAATGGGGTGTCTTTGCAAATTGTTGGTTTTCTCAGTGCTTATGTTAAATAAAAATAATATAAAATAAATATATTTGAGATTATATTCATCGCAAGTTTGTTCACCAAATCTATATTTTGCCTAAACTTTTGTGGAATTATAATTAATTTTTAGGTTTGACACAAATATTTATCTATTCTATAATTTATTAGGTAAATCGGAAAAAGTGAGGAAGCGAGAGTTAATATGGTAAATATTATTAAAACTGCGATTATAACTATAATGATATCAATTACATCTGGGTTATTGTTAGAACGTTTTAAAAATTTAGCGCCTAGAATATTATGTAGCATAGGAAATGGTGTACCTATGGAAAAAAATAACAAAAAGGTTTATGCATATAATATTACTGTTAATAATCTATCAAAAAAGACAATTCATGAGTTAACTTTAAATATACAAAGTTCACAAAGTAACTTGAAGATTGCAGATGCTAAAATGACAAAGGGCTTAAAATTTCATTCTTCAGTAAAAGATGACATTTTAGATATTCATATACCTTTTTTAAGTAAAGGTGATAAATTTTTAGTTACAGTATATGTAGAAAATCAATATGGGTTGTGTAATAAGCCTATTATTGTAATGAGATCACCTGAAAATTTTAAGAGGGTAGATTCTGTAGGAAAGAAAGGAATCTTACCACTATTTGATATAAGCAAAATCCATAGAAATAAGAAAACTGGTAAGGATGAAACTAGTAAGAATAAAACTAGTAAGAATAAAAAGGCAATGATAGTTATTGCATCTATTGCTGTATTTATGATTGGTTTAGGTGTATTAAAATTTTGTTTAAAAGGAGCGCCTACTAGCACAAAAGATCCGAGTGTAAAAACTGATGTTAGTAAAGACTCTAATGGTGCAACAAAATCATCAACAAGTAAGCCAACTAAAAATTCAGATGTAAAAGCACCAACAAGAGGAAAAGCTAAAGATACAGATAAAAAAACGTCAACAGAAGAAAAAGCTAAAGAGTCAGATAAAGGAGTTCCATCAGAAAAAACAACTAAAGATACAGATAAAAAAGTGCCAACAGGAGAAACAACTAAAGATACAGATAAAAAAGTGCCAACAGGAGAAACAACTAAAGATACAGATAAAAAAGAAACAACAGGGGAAACAACCGAAAATACAGGAGAAGCAACTAAAAATACTGATACAAAGACATCAACAGAAGAAACAACCGGAAATACAAATGAAAAGGCACCAGCAGATGGAACTACTCAAAATGTAGGTAACTAATTTTGGCACTGTATCATAAAATATAACTTTTATAATAACAAAATCTATGAATATTATTGTAGTATTTACAACTCTTATCCGAGTTATATCGGTAAGCGTTTTTATTTAGAAAATAATCTATAAACGTTTGATGAAAAAACATCTAATTTATTATTATAAAGCTAATGAAGGGAAGTCAAAATGACTTCCCTTAAAATTGATGTGTTTTTTCGTATGTTCTATGTAGATAGAATTATGCCCCATAGCCCTTCAGGTAATCTGTTATATGTCCATAGATGTAGCTATATTTTCTGTCAGCTCATTAAAAAATTCTTTTTTATCAAATTTCTAAAATAGTACACAAATATTTTTACTGGTTCTCAATCCATCCTTTGCATACATCAACCCATTTTCTTGGGTTTGAATATTTCTCTAGTTCCATTAAGTTTAGTTTTATAGCACTATTTCCGCTTCCTGCAGCTGGGTATACTGTAGAAAATCGTTTTAATGAAATATCAAGATAAACCTCTACATTTTCATTTATGGCAAATGGACACACTCCACCTGGCGCATGACCGACTATTGTTTCTACTTCTTCAGCAGGAATCATTTTTGCCTTTTCATGGAATTCTTCTCTGTATTTTCGGTTATCTATTTTAGCATCTCCCGCAACAACAACAACTATTCCTTTGCCATCAACTAAAAATGAAAGAGTCTTGGCGATCCTTTCCGGATC from Clostridium sp. MB40-C1 includes these protein-coding regions:
- a CDS encoding YbaK/EbsC family protein, with protein sequence MSVTKVKDYFKNFGVEDKVIELDQSSATVELAAEAIGCDPERIAKTLSFLVDGKGIVVVVAGDAKIDNRKYREEFHEKAKMIPAEEVETIVGHAPGGVCPFAINENVEVYLDISLKRFSTVYPAAGSGNSAIKLNLMELEKYSNPRKWVDVCKGWIENQ
- a CDS encoding FAD-dependent oxidoreductase; the encoded protein is MKSVWSESCEFRKREFLNKDIETDILIIGAGIAGILTAYMLKQDGKDVVLIDAAEIASGNTKNTTAKITSQHNLIYNKLISEFGEEMARQYAKANELAIKRYKEIIEERKIDCDFEEKSAYVYSLNEIGRLKEEVEAANRVGINAEFVEKANLPFEIKGAVKFNNQAQFNPLKFLKDISKDLVIYENTRALEIKENLVVTNRGNITANNIVVATHYPIMNAPGYYFMKMHQERDYVIALENANDIDGMYIDVDKNGYSFRNYKDLLLLIGIDQRTGENEVGGSYDKLRKVAKELYPKSKEKYHWSAQDCVTMDGIPYIGKYSDETPNIYVATGFNKWGMTSSMVSAMIISDMILGKENDFSEIFSPKRFDLSLSINNLAKDVIETAKNFIAQKIYIPSSKIEHIKNGHAGIVEYNGEKVGVYKNKEGKEFVVSTKCSHLGCQLHWNADELTWDCPCHGSRFDYKGRLIGSPATKGLVDD